In Solanum pennellii chromosome 7, SPENNV200, the following are encoded in one genomic region:
- the LOC107024908 gene encoding probable arabinosyltransferase ARAD1 codes for MSFFIEKSMLASRFLFCLIAISILVLIVSSLSLVQFADNSFVVNTNNSSLYSTSCVESKIPFSPLNITSSEENAKSHNTTSFEASSYISNSRGYISDTKQALLRVYMYDLPPEFHFGLLGWKGNGKEMWPNVDMQGHVPSYPGALNLQHSVEYWLTLDLLSSNITRPCTAIRVKNSSEADVVFVPFFSSLSYNRHSRPPRKGKVSLNRILQDKVVEFLRSRHEWKINGGVDHVIVAHHPNSMLVARKKLSSAMFVLADFGRYRTKIANIEKDVIAPYKHIVRTLDANNSPSFEQRHILVYFQGAIYRKSGGTIRQVLYNLLKNEKDVHFTFGSVKSNGVREAGRGMASSKFCLNIVGDTPSSNRLFDAISSHCIPVIISDDIELPFEDVLDYSKFCIFIRSSYAVRKGYLLNFLRGIKEDQWIKMWKRLKEFTKHFEYQYPSQPNDAVDMIWQAIARKLSFMQLKAHRHNRYRTS; via the exons ATgtctttttttattgaaaagagTATGCTAGCATCAAGATTTCTATTTTGCCTAATAGCCATTTCGATTTTGGTCTTGATTGTTTCTTCATTGTCCCTTGTCCAATTTGCTGACAATTCATTCGTTGTGAATACTAATAATTCTTCTCTTTACTCAACCTCATGTGTAGAATCTAAAATCCCTTTTTCGCCTCTTAACATTACATCATCTGAAGAAAACGCGAAAAGCCACAATACAACATCATTTGAAGCATCCAGTTATATTAGCAATTCACGTGGATATATATCTGACACTAAACAAGCTCTTCTTAGGGTGTATATGTATGACTTACCCCCTGAATTTCACTTTGGTCTATTAGGTTGGAAAGGAAACGGAAAGGAAATGTGGCCTAATGTTGATATGCAGGGTCACGTACCCTCATACCCCGGTGCCTTAAATTTACAACATAGCGTTGAATATTGGCTTACCCTTGATCTTCTATCGTCTAATATTACAAGACCATGCACTGCTATTAGAGTGAAGAATTCAAGTGAGGCCGATGTAGTTTTTGTCCCATTCTTTTCGTCTTTGAGTTACAATAGGCATTCTAGGCCTCCTAGGAAGGGAAAGGTCAGTTTAAATAGAATACTACAGGATAAAGTGGTAGAGTTTTTAAGAAGTAGACATGAGTGGAAGATAAATGGTGGCGTAGATCATGTGATTGTTGCTCACCATCCTAATAGCATGTTGGTTGCAAGAAAGAAGTTGAGCTCTGCAATGTTTGTGCTTGCAGATTTTGGAAGGTACCGAACAAAAATAGCAAATATTGAAAAGGATGTGATTGCGCCTTACAAACATATCGTCAGGACATTAGATGCTAACAACTCGCCCTCTTTTGAGCAACGTCATATATTAGTGTATTTCCAGGGGGCAATTTATAGGAAAAGT GGTGGAACGATCCGTCAAGTATTATACAACCTTCTCAAGAACGAAAAAGATGTACACTTCACTTTTGGAAGCGTCAAATCAAATGGTGTTAGGGAGGCTGGACGTGGAATGGCCTCTTCCAAATTCTGCCTGAATATTGTTGGAGACACCCCTTCATCCAATCGCTTATTTGATGCTATTTCTAGTCATTGTATTCCTGTAATTATTAGTGATGATATTGAGCTACCATTTGAAGATGTTCTCGATTATTCTAAGTTTTGCATCTTTATTCGTTCTTCATACGCTGTAAGGAAGGGATATCTTCTTAATTTCCTTAGAGGAATCAAGGAGGATCAGTGGATCAAAATGTGGAAAAGGTTGAAGGAGTTCACAAAACATTTTGAGTACCAATATCCATCCCAACCTAATGATGCAGTTGATATGATTTGGCAGGCAATTGCAAGAAAGTTGTCGTTTATGCAACTGAAGGCTCATCGCCACAACAGATATCGTACTTCATAG